The genome window ACCCCTTCAGCACGTTGGCCGCGACCTTGAGGGGATCGCCGCCGCGCGATTTCGTCATCTCCAGGAGCGCCAGCGTCGGCACCTGGATCAGCAGGGTGTCGCACAGCATCGCCAGCACCGCCAGCGCCGCCCCGGTTTCGCCATGGAGCGAGAACATCAGCGGAATGCCCATGTAGCCGACGTTGCCGAGCTGCGCGCCCTGCCCGAGCAGCAGCGCCTCGCCCGCCGGGGCGCGGAACAGCACCCGCCCGAGCGCCGCCACGCCGACGTAGAGCGCCCAGCCGCCCGCCAGCCACGCGGCGACGAAACGGCCGTCGAAGCTTTCCGACAGCGGCCGCAGCGCCAGCGCGCGAAACGCCATGCACGGCAGCGCGAAGTACCAGACGTAGACGTTGAGTCCGGCGATCGCGCCCTCGGGCAGCAATCGCCGGCGCGCCGCGAAGAAGCCGCAGCCGATCAACGCGAAGAACGGCAGGATGACGTCGAGGACCGCGCCCACGGCGGGACTCCCAGGGGCAGGACGGGCGGGCGAGGCGCCCGCGGCGGAAGGATTACTTGTTCGGGGTCGGCAGGCCGTGCCGCCGCATCAGTTCGAGATAGTCCTCGCGCGGCGGCACGAAGATGTCGAGGCCCTTGAAGCCGGTCTTGCTGTAACCGCCGTGCACGATGTTGGAGGGATGCAGCACCACGTCGCCCGCTTCGAGATGGAAGCTCTCGTCGCCGACGTTGTGGTCGAGCGACCCTTCGAGGACGATCAGCACCTGCATCGCCTCGTGGCTGTGCATCGCGAGGTCGGTCTCGGGCGGGCACTCGATGAAGCTCATCAGCAGTTCCTCGGACGCGATCATCTTGGCGCGGATGCTGGCGTTCGGCGCGATCGACGGCAGATCCTTGAGCGAATGGCGATATTTCGAAGCGGTGGCGGTCATCTGGCGGCGCTCTCCCGGGCGATGCGACGGAAGCCGGATGGTAGCACCGATCGCCGCCGAAGGCGACGCGGGCGGCGCCGGATCGCCGCATTTTCCCCCGCGGCGGCCGGGCGGACCCGCGCGGGCCCGCCCGCGCGCGGTCAGGGCATGATCTGGCCGCCGTTGACGTCGAGCACCTGCCCGGTGACGTAGCCGGAGAGACCGTCGCAGGCCAGGAACAGATACGCGCCGACGAGATCCTCGGCGGTGCCGAGGCGGCCCATCGGGATCGCCTTCTTGAAGCCCTCCATCGCCGCCTCGGGGGTCGACTTGTGGAACGGCGTGAAGATCACCCCGGGCGCGACCGCGTTGACGCGCACGTTGTGGGCGACCAGCTCCTTCGCCAGGCTCTTGGTGAAGGTGTGGACGAAGCCCTTGGTCGAAGCGTAGATCGACGCGCCCGGGCCGCCGCCGTTGCGCGCCGCCACCGAACCGGTGGAAATGATCGCGCCGTGGTTCTGCTTGACGAAGTGCGGGATCGCCGCACGGCTCGCCGCCACCACCGAGCGGATGTTGAGGTCGATCACCGCGTCGACGAACGCGTCGTCGTTGTCGGCGGGCGGCGTGCGCTTGATCAGACCGCCGGCGTTGTTGACGAGCACGTCGATGCGGCCGAAGGCGGCCACCGTCTCGTCGACGACGCGCTTCGCCTCGGCGGACTTGGTGACGTCGCCCGACAGCAGCACCGCCTCGCCGCCCGCCGCCTTGATCGCCGCGACCACCTTTTCGCCCTCGGCGCGGCTCTTGTTGCAGTGCACCGCGACCTTGGCGCCGACGTTGGCGAAGCCGATCGCCACCGCCGCGCCGATACCGGTGGACGAACCGGTCACCAGAACCGCCTTGCCGATCAGATCCTCGAAATAGTTCTTCATCCGAAATCCGCCTTTCCCGTTGGTTGACGGGCCGTTCCGCCCACAGGTTCCGCGCCGCCGCCGCTCGCGGCGACCGGTGCGTCCGCACCCGTTCCAGATAGGCCCGCCGTTGCGAAACCGAAACCGCCAAGCCCCCGTGCCGACGAGAAAAATCTCACCAATGCCGGGCCTTGAGGAGGGCGACCACCGCTTCGAGGCCGACGCGGTCGGTTTCGTCGAAAGCGTCCGCCTCGGCGGCGTCGACGTCGAGCACCAGGCGCGTCGCACCACCCGCCACCAGCGGCACGACGATTTCCGACCGCGACAGGCTGGAACAGGCGATATGGCCGGGATACGCGTCCACATCCGGCACCACCACCGTCTCCCGGCCGCGCGCCGCAGCGCCGCACACCCCGCGCGCGAACGGGATGCGGGTGCAGGCGAGCGGCCCCTGGAACGGCCCGAGCACCAGGGTCTCCGGCTCCACCGCGCGATAGAAGCCAACCCAGTGGAAGCCGAACGCCGCCTTCAGCATCGCCGCGACGTTGGCGAGATTGGCGATCGGGTCGTCTTCGCCCGCGATCACCGCCTCCACCTGCGGCAGCAGCGCCGCGTAGGTTTCCGCCTTTCCGGCTGCCTCGGGCAACGTCAGGGTTTCGGTCATTTCGCACCTCTCCGGGAACGTCATCGGCGTTCGATCGTTATCCCACGGCCCGTTCCGCACGGCAACCGACCGGGGGAGGATCCGATGACCGCAGCCACCGCCCAGCGCCATGCGCCACTCCGCGCGCCGCACGCCGAAATCCGCGCCCGCTTCCGCCGCGTCCGCGCCGAGACCGAGGCGCTCGCCGCGCCGCTTTCGCCCGAAGACCAGACGATCCAGTCGATGCCCGACGCGAGCCCCACCAAGTGGCACCGCGCGCACACCACCTGGTTCTTCGAAACCTTCGTCCTGGTGCCGCACCTCGAAGGCTACACCACCTTCGATCCGGCGTTCCGGACGGTGTTCAATTCCTACTACGAGCAGGTCGGCCCCTATCACCCGCGGCCGCAGCGCGGCGTGCTCTCGCGCCCCGGCGCAGCCGAAGTGGGAGACTACCGCGCCCACGTCGACGCCGCGATCGAACGCCTGCTCGACGCCTGCAACGACGCGGTCGCCGAACTGGTGCTGATCGGCACCCATCACGAGCAGCAGCATCAGGAACTGATCCTCACCGACATCAAGCACGCGCTGTCGCTTTCGCCTCTCGCGCCGGTCTACGCCGCCGTTGCGCCCGAGGTCGCCGCCGCGCCGCCCGCACCGCCCGGCTGGTGGGCCCTCGCGGGCGGCATCCGCCGGATCGGCCACGCCCCGGCGGACGGGCCGCTCGCCTTCGCGTTCGACAACGAAGGTCCGGCCCACGACGCGCTGATCCGCCCCTGCGCGATCGCCGACCGCCCGGTGAGCAACGGCGAGTTCCGCGCCTTCGTCGAGGACGGCGGATATCGGCGGGTCGAGCTCTGGCTGTCCGAGGGCTGGCAGACGGTGCGCGAGCGTGGCTGGAACGCGCCCGGCTACTGGCGCCGGGACGACCGCGGCGACTGGCGGGTCTACACTCCCCACGGCGAGAAACCGGTACGCGACGACGAACCGGTCTGCCACGTCAGCTACTTCGAGGCGGCGGCCTATGCCCAGTGGGCGGGCAAGCGCCTGCCCACCGAATTCGAGTGGGAAGCGTGCATGCGCGACCGCGCCGAAGCCCACGCCGACGACGAAGCCCCCCGCCCCCACCCGCGCCCGCTCCGCCCCGGCGTGCGGCAGGACGTCTGGGAATGGACGCAAAGCGCCTACGCCCCCTATCCCGGCTTCCGTGCCGCCGCGGGCGCGCTCGGCGAATACAACGGCAAGTTCATGGTCAACCAGCAGGTGCTGCGCGGCCGCTCCTGCGCCACGCCGTTCGGCCACGCACGTCTCACCTACCGCAACTTCTTCCCCGCCGCGGCGCGCTGGCAGTTCGCGGGATTCCGCCTCGCCGAGGACCGATGACCGGGGGCGCGCCGCAGCGCCGCACCCCCGAACCGGAGGCCGAGGCGTTCCGCGCCGACGTCGCCGCCGGGCTCTCGCGGCCGCAGAAATCCCTGCCCTGCAAGTACCTTTACGACGACGCCGGATCGCAATTGTTCGCGCGCATCTGCGAACTGCCGGAGTATTACCCCACCCGCACCGAAACCGCCCTGCTCGCCGCCCGCGCCGAAGAGATCGCCGCCTGCGTCGGCCCGCGGGCGCGGCTGGTGGAGCTCGGTTCCGGCGAAGGCGTGAAGGTACGGCTGCTGCTCGCCGCGCTCGACGCGCCGACCGCCTACGTGCCGGTGGACATCGCATCCGGCTGCCTCGCCGCCTCGGCGAAGGCGCTCTCCCGGGACTTTCCGCACCTGCGCGTGCAGCCGCTGTGCGCCGATTACACCCGCCCGTTCGCCCTGCCGCCCGCGCCGCCCGGAACCGCCGCCACCGCCGGTTTCTTCCCCGGCTCGACGATCGGCAACTTCGACCCCGAGGCGGCCGTGGCGTTTCTCTCCCGCATCGCCCGGTTGCTCGGCCCCGGCGCGGCGATGATCGTGGGCGTCGACCTGCCGAAGGATCGCGCGACGCTGGAAGCCGCCTACGACGACGCGGCAGGAGTCACCGCGGCGTTCAACGCCAATCTGCTGGCGCGCATCAACCGCGAACTCGGCGGCGACTTCGACGTCGCCGCCTTCGCCCACCGCGCGCTCTGGAACGCCGGAGACAGCCGCGTCGAAATGCACCTGGTCAGCCGCACCGACCAGACGGTGCGGATCGGCAGCCACCGTTTCGCCTTCCGCGCGGGCGAAAGCATCCACACCGAGAATTCCTACAAATACTCGCCCGAAGCCTTCGCCGCCCTCGCCCGCCGCGCCGGCTTCCGCCCCCGGACCTTCTGGACCGACCCGGACGCCCTCTTCAGCATCCACGCGCTGGTCGTGGCCTGACCTCTCCCGAAGAGACATCCCATGCCTTGATGCCGCCCATCGGGCATGCAACCATTTCCCGGCGTTGCGAGAAGCCCGAGCGGCCGCATTGACCGGGGGCTCTAAGACCACTCGCCATCCCCCCGTTCCGCCCAGTTTTAGAGCGGGCTTGCCGTCAGATCGGCCAGTGCAAGTCGAAGACGGTGCCGCCCAACGTCGATGGACGGCAAGTCACCTCGCCGCCATGGGCCCGGGCGATGGCCTGAACCACCGCCAAGCCCAGCCCGCTGCCCGAGCGGCCGTGGGGATTTCCCCTCTGAAACGGCTCGAAGATTTGTGCCGCCAGGGGCATGGACACACCCGGACCGGAATCCTCGATCAGCAGGTGACAAAATCCTTCGGTGATTTGAACCCCAATCCGCAGCGGTCCGGGATCGGCGTGGCATAGGGCGTTTTCCAGCAGCGCCAACAATGCCTGGCGGATCCGGACGGGATCGCACACGACCGCCGGACCGTCCGCCGGGCAGGATACCGTGAAACCCGCCTCCCTCAGGCTAGGTTCGAAGACCTGCACCACCTCGCTCGCCGCCGTCGCCAGATCGGTCAACTCCCGGCGCAGTTCCAGACGTCCGCTTTCCGCCAACCCCACCAGTCGAAGATCTTCGATCAGCCTTCCCAGTCCCTCGATCTGGGTCAGCAATGACCGGAACATCGCCGGGTCCGGCTCGAACACGCCGTCGGTCAGCCCCTGGAGACGCCCGCGCAGCACCGTAACCGGGGTCCGCAATTCGTGCGCGATCGCCGCGTTCCAGAATTGACGCTCTCGTTCCACGCGCTCCAGGCGTTCGGCCATCGTATTGAAATCCCGGACCAACTGCGTGGCCTCGTCCGGCGGATGGCCGTCGATATCGGCGCGGATCGACAGGTTGCCTTGCGCGACCTGACGCAGGCTCTCGGCGACGGCGTTCAGCGGCGTGATGATCGTCTTCGATAGCTTCAGCGCGAACAGGATGGCGGCGCTCAGCGCAACGCCGATCACCAAGGCCATCCACCCCCATTCCAGCGGCGTCGGGAACCAATCGCCGCCATCGCCGGCCTCGACGTTGGGAAACAGCGCAAACCATACGGCATAGAAGGCGTAGGTCCCCAGCAGCGACAGCAGGGTGGTGAGCAGTGCCAGCAACACCATGAAACGGGTGATCTTGCGGCTCAGGTTTCCAGCCCCCCTCACGATACGTCTCCCAACCGATAGCCGACACCGCGCACGCTCGCCGGAACGCCCGCAAACCCGGCGGCCTCCAACTTCTTGCGCAGCTTGCTGACGTGGCTGTCCACCGTGCGTTCGAGTGCCTCGCCTTCGGGCAGGCAGGCAACCAGAAGCTCCTCGCGTTCGAACACCCGGCGCGGGGCTCGCATCAGGTGCACCAGAATCCGGAATTCGGTCAGGGTCAGGGGCAGGACATGAACAACGCCGTCGTGTTGCACGGTGATCTCGTGGCTTTCCAGGTCGGCCTGCAACCGTCCCAATCGAATGAAACGCGGAACCGGTTGGTCGCCGCCGGGACGGGAGCGCCGCAGCACCGCCTGCACGCGGGCGACCACCTCGGCGGGGTTGAACGGCTTGACCACGTAATCGTCCGCTCCGATCCGCAGCCCCATCAGCTTGTCGATGTCCTGGTCCATGGCGGTCAGCATGATGACCGGCGTCCCGCCGCGATGGCGCACTTCCGACAGCACCTGCCAGCCATCCAGACGCGGCATCTGCACGTCCAGAACGATCAGGTCGGGTTTGAGGGACAGGTGCAGGTCCAAAGCCCGGCGGCCATCGGCGGCATGCACGCTGCGCAGGCCGCTGCGGGCCAGGTAGGCGGCCAGGATCTCGGCGATCTCGGGCTCGTCCTCGGCGACGAGCACCAACGGCTGCGGTTCGACAATCGAAGGGGTCATGGGGCTCTGCGCACTTTTTTGGGCGTCCATTGTATCTCCACACACCCTCGACGGAAACGCCATCGGCCCCGCCTAGGGTGGTTTTCCTGCCGAGACGGCAGGGCGGAGAGAATACCCCTGAAAGGTCGGTTCATGAGGAGCGAGAAACGATCCCGTCGCCACGTCGGGATGATCGCGGCGATGGCGGTGCTTGCCGGATGCGACGATGCCGTCGCACCCGAGCCGCCGCCCCCTGCACCGGTGACGGTGTCGACGCTGGCTCCCTCCCGTGCGGAAGTGACCGAGGACCTTCCCGGCCGCGTCGCCGCCGTGCGCGTCGCCGAGATTCGTCCTCAGGTCAGCGGCATCGTGCGCCGTCGTCTGTTCGAGCAGGGTGCGGAGATTCGGGCGGGCGAACCGCTGTTCCAGATCGACCCCGCCCCGTTTCGGGCCGATGCCGATATGGCCGCCGCCGCGCTGAAGCGCGCCGAAGCCGCGCTCGCGCGCGCTCGGGCGCAGACCCGGCGCCTCGAACCCCTGGTGGAGTCCGAGGCGATCAGCCGCCAAGCTTACGACGATGCCGTGTCTCTGCGGGATCAGGCGGCTGCGGATGTCACCCAGGCTCGGGCGGTTCTGGCGCGCCGCCGTCTGGATCTGAAGTTCGCCACGGTGGACGCGCCGATTTCTGGGCGCATCGATCAGGCGTTGGTGACCGAGGGTGCGCTGGTTTCGCCCTCCGACACTGGCCCGATGGCGCGGATCCAGCAGGTGGACCAGGTTTACGTGGATGTGCGCCAGCCCGCTGCGTCGCTCGCCGGCCTGCAACGGATCGTGGCCTCGCCCGACGCCGGGAGTGGTTCGGCGCTACCGGCCGAAATCCTCCGCCAAG of uncultured Alphaproteobacteria bacterium contains these proteins:
- a CDS encoding putative Malonate transporter (Evidence 3 : Function proposed based on presence of conserved amino acid motif, structural feature or limited homology), whose product is MGAVLDVILPFFALIGCGFFAARRRLLPEGAIAGLNVYVWYFALPCMAFRALALRPLSESFDGRFVAAWLAGGWALYVGVAALGRVLFRAPAGEALLLGQGAQLGNVGYMGIPLMFSLHGETGAALAVLAMLCDTLLIQVPTLALLEMTKSRGGDPLKVAANVLKGFVRIPVVSGVALAVVVVAAGIRPPAAVTFFSDMLGRTAGPVALFAIGASLAGRRIADGLPEVGLMVVCKLALAPLVVAAAMGLFLGGGERFVVGVLLAALPVGGNYYLVAQNSGFSGARASSAILISTVVAVASFSSVAAWMAG
- a CDS encoding Cupin 2 conserved barrel domain protein (fragment) produces the protein MTATASKYRHSLKDLPSIAPNASIRAKMIASEELLMSFIECPPETDLAMHSHEAMQVLIVLEGSLDHNVGDESFHLEAGDVVLHPSNIVHGGYSKTGFKGLDIFVPPREDYLELMRRHGLPTPNK
- a CDS encoding conserved hypothetical protein (Evidence 4 : Homologs of previously reported genes of unknown function) is translated as MKNYFEDLIGKAVLVTGSSTGIGAAVAIGFANVGAKVAVHCNKSRAEGEKVVAAIKAAGGEAVLLSGDVTKSAEAKRVVDETVAAFGRIDVLVNNAGGLIKRTPPADNDDAFVDAVIDLNIRSVVAASRAAIPHFVKQNHGAIISTGSVAARNGGGPGASIYASTKGFVHTFTKSLAKELVAHNVRVNAVAPGVIFTPFHKSTPEAAMEGFKKAIPMGRLGTAEDLVGAYLFLACDGLSGYVTGQVLDVNGGQIMP
- the gafA gene encoding GAF domain-containing protein A, with amino-acid sequence MTETLTLPEAAGKAETYAALLPQVEAVIAGEDDPIANLANVAAMLKAAFGFHWVGFYRAVEPETLVLGPFQGPLACTRIPFARGVCGAAARGRETVVVPDVDAYPGHIACSSLSRSEIVVPLVAGGATRLVLDVDAAEADAFDETDRVGLEAVVALLKARHW
- a CDS encoding conserved hypothetical protein (Evidence 4 : Homologs of previously reported genes of unknown function), which translates into the protein MTAATAQRHAPLRAPHAEIRARFRRVRAETEALAAPLSPEDQTIQSMPDASPTKWHRAHTTWFFETFVLVPHLEGYTTFDPAFRTVFNSYYEQVGPYHPRPQRGVLSRPGAAEVGDYRAHVDAAIERLLDACNDAVAELVLIGTHHEQQHQELILTDIKHALSLSPLAPVYAAVAPEVAAAPPAPPGWWALAGGIRRIGHAPADGPLAFAFDNEGPAHDALIRPCAIADRPVSNGEFRAFVEDGGYRRVELWLSEGWQTVRERGWNAPGYWRRDDRGDWRVYTPHGEKPVRDDEPVCHVSYFEAAAYAQWAGKRLPTEFEWEACMRDRAEAHADDEAPRPHPRPLRPGVRQDVWEWTQSAYAPYPGFRAAAGALGEYNGKFMVNQQVLRGRSCATPFGHARLTYRNFFPAAARWQFAGFRLAEDR
- the egtD gene encoding Histidine-specific methyltransferase EgtD — protein: MTGGAPQRRTPEPEAEAFRADVAAGLSRPQKSLPCKYLYDDAGSQLFARICELPEYYPTRTETALLAARAEEIAACVGPRARLVELGSGEGVKVRLLLAALDAPTAYVPVDIASGCLAASAKALSRDFPHLRVQPLCADYTRPFALPPAPPGTAATAGFFPGSTIGNFDPEAAVAFLSRIARLLGPGAAMIVGVDLPKDRATLEAAYDDAAGVTAAFNANLLARINRELGGDFDVAAFAHRALWNAGDSRVEMHLVSRTDQTVRIGSHRFAFRAGESIHTENSYKYSPEAFAALARRAGFRPRTFWTDPDALFSIHALVVA
- the adeS gene encoding putative Two component sensor histidine kinase AdeS (Evidence 3 : Function proposed based on presence of conserved amino acid motif, structural feature or limited homology); translation: MRGAGNLSRKITRFMVLLALLTTLLSLLGTYAFYAVWFALFPNVEAGDGGDWFPTPLEWGWMALVIGVALSAAILFALKLSKTIITPLNAVAESLRQVAQGNLSIRADIDGHPPDEATQLVRDFNTMAERLERVERERQFWNAAIAHELRTPVTVLRGRLQGLTDGVFEPDPAMFRSLLTQIEGLGRLIEDLRLVGLAESGRLELRRELTDLATAASEVVQVFEPSLREAGFTVSCPADGPAVVCDPVRIRQALLALLENALCHADPGPLRIGVQITEGFCHLLIEDSGPGVSMPLAAQIFEPFQRGNPHGRSGSGLGLAVVQAIARAHGGEVTCRPSTLGGTVFDLHWPI
- the adeR gene encoding putative DNA-binding response regulator AdeR (Evidence 3 : Function proposed based on presence of conserved amino acid motif, structural feature or limited homology), producing the protein MDAQKSAQSPMTPSIVEPQPLVLVAEDEPEIAEILAAYLARSGLRSVHAADGRRALDLHLSLKPDLIVLDVQMPRLDGWQVLSEVRHRGGTPVIMLTAMDQDIDKLMGLRIGADDYVVKPFNPAEVVARVQAVLRRSRPGGDQPVPRFIRLGRLQADLESHEITVQHDGVVHVLPLTLTEFRILVHLMRAPRRVFEREELLVACLPEGEALERTVDSHVSKLRKKLEAAGFAGVPASVRGVGYRLGDVS